A region from the Osmerus eperlanus chromosome 11, fOsmEpe2.1, whole genome shotgun sequence genome encodes:
- the slitrk3a gene encoding SLIT and NTRK-like protein 3, whose amino-acid sequence MLWVTLLSTIALGWTTPIPLLEDSEEIDEPCFEPCYCEVKEGVFHVHCDSKGFTNVSQISQIWTRPFKLNLQRNSMRKLYFNSFLHLNNALSLNLGNNALQDIHAGAFNGLGILKRLFLHENKLEVFRNDTFLGLESLEYLQADYNVIKRIESGAFRHLHKLRVLILNDNLIPVLPSYLFRSVSLTHLDLRGNRLKTLPYKGTLEYVGRSLMEIQLEENPWNCACEIVQLKTWLERIPYTALVGEITCEYPFHFHGKDLREIKRSELCPLLSDAEIEAKLGIPRVPFNNENTWPTKPSSMLSSFHNTASSVEYKERHVKPTKRPRPTKNPPTPRPIYPGLNQPPVAGYQTRPPIPIVCPAGCTCNLHINDLGLTVNCKEKAFHNISELLPRPLNAKKLYLSGNLIQKIYRSDFWNFSSLDLLHLGNNRISYVQEGAFINLPNLKSLYLNGNDIARLTPGMFRGLQTLSYLYFEYNVIREIQPASFSLMPSLQLVFLNDNLLRSLPTDTFAGTSLARLNLRNNYFLSLPVRGVLEHLDSIVQIDLHQNPWDCSCEIIPLKNWMEKLSSVIVVGDVICKTPEFAFGKDLRSLDPEVICPELKYQSGPSPALLPSGGDLTTGSLGLGEARGRGAVPLSVLILSLLILFISAVFVAAGLFAFVLRRRKKLPFRKRSEVDLTGIQMQCRIFEDPLRQTTGDGASTPEKPSGVHTHSHTGHAHGHVYDYIPHPVTQMCNNPIYKPREGEIAEEEGGQFSETKENNSNYRTLLEKEREWTLAVSNSQLNTIVTVNHATADLSGFHENGGLCPTVIDSQRPTPTVGFVDCLYGTVPKLKDMHVAHAHPPGMQYPDLQQDARLKETLLFTAGKGYPDPSQSDYLELRAKLQTKPDYLEVLEKSYRF is encoded by the coding sequence ATGCTGTGGGTTACCTTGCTGAGCACCATAGCCCTGGGATGGACCACCCCAATCCCTCTGCTGGAGGACTCGGAGGAGATCGACGAGCCCTGCTTTGAGCCCTGCTACTGTGAGGTCAAGGAGGGCGTCTTCCACGTCCACTGCGACagcaaaggatttacaaacgtCAGCCAGATCTCCCAGATATGGACCCGGCCCTTCAAACTCAACCTGCAGAGGAATTCAATGCGGAAGCTTTACTTCAACAGTTTCCTGCATCTCAACAATGCCCTGTCCCTCAACCTGGGAAACAATGCCTTGCAAGACATCCACGCGGGGGCTTTTAATGGATTGGGAATTCTCAAACGGCTTTTCCTGCATGAGAACAAGCTTGAGGTGTTCCGAAACGACACGTTTCTGGGACTGGAGAGCTTGGAATATCTGCAGGCGGACTACAACGTGATCAAACGCATCGAAAGCGGAGCTTTCCGGCACCTCCACAAGCTCAGAGTGCTTATTCTAAATGACAATCTGATACCGGTGCTGCCCAGCTACCTGTTTAGGTCGGTGTCGCTGACTCATCTGGACCTGAGGGGCAACCGGTTAAAGACGTTACCTTATAAGGGCACGCTGGAGTACGTGGGGCGGAGCCTGATGGAGATACAGCTTGAGGAGAACCCCTGGAACTGTGCGTGTGAGATAGTGCAGCTGAAAACCTGGCTGGAGAGGATCCCGTACACGGCACTGGTGGGCGAGATCACGTGCGAGTATCCCTTCCACTTCCATGGGAAAGACCTGCGGGAGATTAAAAGGAGTGAGCTCTGCCCGCTGCTCTCTGACGCCGAGATCGAAGCCAAGCTGGGGATCCCCAGGGTGCCGTTCAACAATGAGAACACCTGGCCCACCAAGCCCTCGTCCATGCTCTCCTCCTTCCACAACACCGCCTCGTCCGTGGAGTACAAAGAGAGACACGTCAAGCCCACCAAGCGTCCCAGACCCACCAAGAACCCCCCTACCCCACGGCCCATCTACCCAGGCCTCAACCAGCCCCCCGTGGCTGGCTACCAGACCCGACCCCCCATCCCCATCGTCTGCCCCGCTGGATGTACCTGCAACCTGCACATCAACGATCTGGGGCTGACGGTGAACTGTAAGGAGAAGGCGTTCCACAACATCTCCGAACTCCTGCCAAGGCCCCTCAACGCTAAGAAACTATACCTGAGCGGGAACCTCATTCAGAAAATCTACCGATCGGATTTTTGGAACTTCTCCAGTTTGGATTTACTACACCTTGGGAACAACCGGATATCCTACGTCCAGGAGGGTGCGTTTATCAACCTGCCCAATCTGAAGAGTTTATATCTCAACGGCAACGACATAGCGAGGCTGACTCCAGGCATGTTCAGAGGTCTGCAGACTTTGAGCTATCTTTATTTTGAGTACAACGTCATACGTGAAATTCAGccagcctccttctctctcatgcCAAGCCTGCAGCTGGTGTTCCTCAATGACAACCTCCTCCGCTCCCTCCCCACTGACACCTTTGCTGGCACGAGCCTGGCCCGCCTGAACTTGCGCAACAACTACTTCCTGTCTTTGCCAGTGCGCGGCGTCCTCGAACACTTGGACTCCATCGTCCAGATAGACCTTCACCAGAACCCCTGGGACTGCTCATGTGAAATCATCCCCCTCAAAAACTGGATGGAGAAGCTGTCCTCTGTCATTGTGGTGGGTGACGTCATCTGCAAGACCCCAGAGTTCGCCTTCGGCAAAGACCTGCGTTCGCTGGACCCCGAGGTCATCTGCCCCGAGCTGAAGTACCAGTCcggcccctcccctgccctgctccctagCGGGGGGGACCTGACCACAGGGAGCCTGGGCCTgggagaggccagggggaggggggccgtgCCGCTCTCTGTTCTCATCCTcagcctcctcatcctcttcatctCAGCTGTGTTCGTGGCAGCGGGCCTGTTTGCCTTCGTCCTTAGGCGGAGGAAGAAACTCCCCTTCCGGAAGCGCTCTGAAGTGGACCTCACGGGCATCCAGATGCAGTGTCGGATATTCGAGGACCCGCTCAGGCAGACCACCGGGGACGGTGCCAGTACGCCGGAAAAGCCgtcaggtgtacacacacactctcacactggccACGCGCACGGTCATGTCTATGACTACATCCCCCATCCAGTCACTCAGATGTGTAACAACCCCATTTATAAGCCCAGAGAAGGGGAGatagcggaggaggagggggggcagtttTCTGAAACGAAGGAGAACAACAGTAACTATAGAACCCTgctcgagaaagagagagagtggacccTGGCTGTGTCCAACTCTCAGCTCAACACCATCGTGACGGTGAATCACGCTACCGCGGATCTATCTGGGTTTCACGAGAACGGCGGGCTCTGCCCAACTGTCATAGACAGCCAGAGACCCACACCGACCGTCGGGTTCGTAGACTGTCTGTATGGGACGGTACCCAAACTAAAGGACATGCACGTAGCGCACGCACACCCTCCCGGTATGCAGTATCCAGACTTGCAGCAGGACGCGAGGCTGAAGGAGACGTTGCTCTTCACAGCGGGGAAAGGTTACCCAGACCCCTCCCAAAGCGATTACCTCGAGTTACGGGCCAAACTCCAAACCAAGCCGGATTACCTCGAAGTCCTGGAGAAATCATATCGATTCTAA